The DNA region AGTGGAGGTGGGTTTCTTaaaaagggaggcagaggggaaatggacatgggggcggggaggggaattCCAGTCTATCCCTGGCTAACAATTCCATTAGCCATCTCTTCAATTTGTTAAAAGCAAAGAAATTGAAACCACTTGATTCACGAATGGATTTTTTTACCTTCAATTAGGCTTGATAATTCAAATCATCCCTGGGGTTCCCTGGAGGTCTTTACACCCCATGACAGTGTCCCAGAGAAGAGCCAGGATGAGTGAGGGATCTTGCCTTTCCTTTCTAGGGTGGGAAAGTGAAGGTGGGAAGGGAGAATCCGCAGCAGGCCTCTACCACAGGCATCTATCTTCTCATGCAAATCCATTTTAGGAAGAAATACAACTGTAAGTGATGGATCtgaaaattaattcatttaattatttgtgCCCACATACCCCTTTGAAAGTCTTTAATGCCTGCAAGGTTATGCATTCAGTTTTAAGGACATTACCTTAGAGCTTTAATTCTGACTGCCTTCTCAATTCTTTTTACTTGCTATCATCCAGCATTTTAGTTCTGTTCTTTTTGTTAATCTCAAActgacacattttaaattttaacctcAGATTACTTTGACTaggtttttttcttaaaactttcattgtaaaaatatatagtatataaaaccCATACCGAAAGTCCCTTTGGTCCCTACACTCCCCACACCATTCTCAAGGTGATTATCTTACATTTTGACATTTCCAAATGTATTGTGTGTGTAGACAGACAGGAAGATAAATGTAGGTacagatatatacatacacacacgtatatattctgtattcaattttttaattatcAAAGTTTTACAAGCTCATCTAACAAGTCAAATAACTTAAAAtggtataataaaaattaataggtTTTCACACTTCCCTCACAACACACCTCTgaggataaaaatataaacaatgtgCTATGTACCGTTGTACTCCATCCTCTGTGATCTGTAAataaacagggtggggcaaaagtaggcttacagttgttcatatggaaaataaaacaataattaataagtaacaaTAAACAGTTTTGAGTACTCaggactgtaaacctacttttgccctacccgaTATACAACTATCAAGGAGGAAATTTCATCCTCCACCCTTCAcggttcttctggctggtggtCTAATAACCAAATGAACACAAGACAGATTAGCAGGGAAAACAGATTAAAGTTTAGTGATAGGCTCAACTCCTGTATACGTGGGATTGGCCCAGGAACACTGAGTAACTCCCCCAAGTGGTGGAAGCCAGCACCTTTAATACCACCTTCAGCTGAAGACAGAAGATGATGCTGGGTGAGAGTCCGTTATggaaaagcacagtaaacaaGGTTTAGATGGTTTGCAAGTTTAAGTGCAAGCCTTCTCCACAGTGAAGGGAGGCCTGGCACAGTGAGGGAGACGCCTTTACAAATGGAGATTTCCCTTAGGAATAGAAATGTCCTTTGCCAGATGGCAACTTCTACTtggttttcagagcttctcccagatctgctgtttcttaaaattaaccAGCCTAAAATCATCAATGTTCCAAAGGGACGTATTTTGGGGTAGAAACCATTCTAAATCTACAAAAAatgattaaacattttaaaataaaatatgatcaaGTCTATACATTATTTTCTAAGAATTAATATATAAATCTACTAACATTTGTCAGGCATGTatacaaaaatgtaaagaaacagACAATGCATCTCAAGTGAATGATGAAAAGAAGTTTTACTCAAATAAAGGTACTGGAATCACTGGTGGTTAGCTTGAAAACATTTACATTAGGTCTGCACCTCATACTTTCCACCAGAATAAATCCCATAAAGACCAAAAGTGTTAATGTAAGATACGAAGAAATAAAAGTACTGGAAGAAACCATAGGAGATGATTTTCAATTTGGGGAGAGGAGGCCTGTACAGCATGTCACAAAACCTGAAAGCCATCAAAGTAAAAGAACAGAgtgataagaaaataatttttttcccccgcaaaacaatagaaaaaacaaatgacaaactAGAAAAGTATTTCTCCCTCCCATCACGAAGGACTAATTTTCGAATCTATAAGCACTCCTGCAAATCAATCTATGGACACCGCAGGAGCCACTCTCCGGGCTGCTGGTGGGGAGGCACTGCAATGCAACCCCCGGAGGACAGCATGGCAGCATCACTCAACACAGCAAATGCACATGCCCTCGGGCAGGCAATGCCACTCCCAGAGATTCATCGTTTGCAGAGTGATGTATGTGCATGGTTACTCACCGCAGTAGGGGAAGAGATTGGAAATAACCAAAATGCTCACTAACAAGAATCTATATCAATAAATTTGCATATTTAAGAATACTGTGCAGCAATTTTCATGTGCTGATATGGAATGGTCTCCAGAAAATATTGGCAAGTGAAAAGAGCAAACTGTAGGGCAGAGTGATTTGTATGCCATCATTCTTCCTTGTTGGTTTttaaacgggggtggggggggggagacataggGAACTGTTTACATATGCACAGGCTATCTCTAGCTGGAGCCACAGAGTCAGGCAACTGGATGGCTGTGGGGAAGGGTCACTGGGGCATGGGAGCTGCAAGGAAACTTTTAACTGCATACCCCTCTCTGAAACTTGAACCCTGTGAATGTAATTATCTAGTCAAAAAGTTATACActataaaagtatttaaatatatttttaaaacatctacagaggattttctaaaataaaaatgtatttttttaaatatacatagcTCTGAAATGTCGTTTTTGACACAATTGTATATTATGGACACCCATCCCTTCAGGtccataaaaaaaatataactcattttttaatattattctaCTATATAGATGAGTCAAAATGTATTCACTCATTTCCCTACTGATGAAAATTCAGGTATTTTCTTGGTCTTGGTTTTCTGTTCAGTTTGGGTTTGTCTTGATATGGTAATAAAATTTTCTTAGCTAGGATTGGAAGATATAAACATAAAaggtgaaacaataaaaatattggaaaagccctggccggtgtggctcagatgcTTGAGTGTCGCTCCATGCGCCAAAAGTTTATGGTtcaatttcccatcagggcacatacccaggttgtgggctgtcCCTGGTgaggtgaggtgtgtgtgtgtgtgtgtgtgtgtgtgtgtgtgcgcgtgcgcgatCGCAAGAGCAGCCGAttaatgttcctttttctctatccctctccctttaaaaatcaatattttaaaatatttaatatatatacatatatatgaagaaaattataaTCTGAGCCTGAGGGAAACTTTAACACTGAAAAcatagatgatttttttaaattttttaaaatatattttattgattttttacagagaggaagtgagagagatagagagttagagacatcgatgagagagaaacatcaatcagctgcctcctgcacactccctattggggatgtgcccgcaaccaaggtacatgcccttgaccggaatcgaacctgggacccttgagtcctcaggctgacgctctatccactgagccaaactggttagggccatagatgattttttaagaaaagttacaaatgtaaatttttcctatgaaaaaaaaaaagtcaagagacAACACATTGTGAggtaatatttgtttaaaaaaaaatggtcaactgatgaaccaggagttatggttcgattccaggtcatggcacatgcccgggttgcgggctcgacccccagtttggggcgtgtaggaggcagccagtcaataattctctctcattgatgtttctctctctctctcctctcttcctctctgaaatcaataaaaatatattaaaaattaattttaaaatggcagACAGGTTAATATCCCTAATACAGAGAAAATTTCTAAAAGTTGAGTTTAAAAAATGCTAATACTATGAACAAGCAATTAATACAGAAGGAAATATTAATGACCAATAAACATCTGATGAGATCTTCACCCTCACCAGTCATGGAAATGCCAAAGAAAACCTAATTTTTCATCCCGCACATTGGCAAAATGTAACAGATATAACATCCAGTGCTGGCCAGCACATAAAGTAATGtagattttcaaatattattgtTTAACATCTGAATCTCAACTACTTTTTAGAGGAATTTGataatttaaagatattttaatgttcatattctttgacccagaaatccaattaaactttaaaaaaatctgaaaatacagCTTTTCgtgtctctctcctccacctccctcagAGTCAcgcccacagcagccagggcctcGACCAGGGAGTGGCTGTGGAGCTGCCGCGGCGGGCTCCCTCTGTGCTTCCAGGAGAGCGAGGCCAAGGACATCAGCAGAGCCACCTGCGTCGAGTTCCCGAGCTGCTGACAACCTGCTGGACGCCGATGGCCTCTGGCAgaggctgctgggccctggccgcTCTGCTGGCAATTGTGGACATCGAGCTTGGCGGTGAGGACAGCCCATCCCCAAGCCCCAGAGCAGAGCAGCCCCCAGGGAGAATCCCGGGCTCCTGAGGGGGATGGACCCCATGTTCTTTCCCTAGCGAGGAAGGAGGGACCCGCTCTTCTTGATGCTAATGCCAGGGTGACAGGCGtcgtttccttttctttgttagAACCCTATCGTGCACCCATCAGACATCGCGTCTGTGCTGTGTGTTGCAAAGAGCCTGGTAAACTGGCCCTCCCTCCGAAATTCCTACAGGCTCATGAACTCTAAATTCATGAAGTCCAGGTACCACATTTGCCAACTCCGAAAACCCATTTAACCGCTCTGTGCTTCGTATttgttcatctataaaatggggaaacaCCTGCCTCTAGGGCTCTATCAAGGATGAGGTACATTAACAAAGCACTTTAACTTAAAGGCCTATAGGTTCCAGGTGGACAGTAAAAATCAAACGCAAACCATTCAATAAATGAGGAGCTGGGATTGCAGGTCTCCATCAGACATGGGTGTAACTCATGGACAACTCCTCTAAGAGGATGGCATTTAATGTCCTGGGGCAGCCCCCCTCTCTGCCTCAACATTTGGAAATAACGTGAATTTATTTGCCATGTACTCCCACGGCTAATCCTTCCTTCCCATTTCAGGATGCATGCACCTCCTCAGCTCAGCGTCCCAGCAAGGAAAGCGACTAAGCTTAACCTGCACCTTGCGGCACACGAACGAAGAGGCTGAGGGGGCCATCGTGTTTCTGTGCAAGGACAGGCCTTCGGACTGTTCCCCTGAGACCAGCTTGAAGCACCTGAGCCTGAGACGCTCGCCCGAGATGGATGGTGCCAGTGAAAGATCATCTCAGTTGGAGTTCACCATAACCGAAGCCACACCATGGGCCAATGGGACCTACCAGTGTTGTGCCAAAAGCCAGACGCCAGAAATCCTCCTTCAAGGTCACTTTCTCTCCATTTCAGTCACAGGTGAGCTCCTAACATCCCTAATACCACAGGCGGGAGGGACCCCAGCAGGGTCAACAGCTGGGGACAGTAGGTATTTCGGGTCCTGACCAGGCAGCCTCCTTGAGGGCGTCCTTCCCGTTACaatccttttccctctcccccactgGCCAATGCCGCTTTCCTACGAAGGCAATCTCCCTTTGTCTTCAATTTCAAGAAAGCTTACCGAGGTAGCCACCCCATTTTTATTGACACTGATTGAGTCACGAGTAAGTAAAAGCAACTTGTCCGACGCCCCCACTGACCAGGGCCAGTAAATGCAGACGGAGGGCTACGATGGGAGGTCTCTGTGTTTCTAAACACAGGCACCGAGCCTTCAGGCTGGGACAGAGATTTGAGATAAAATGGATGGTTGTCTTAAAGACGATTTAGTTGTAAGAAACAGAAACCCCTTCAAGCTGCAATAGATTAGAGGGGGGTGTCGATGGGGAGACAATAAAGCAAGAAGTGTAGCCGGCCTGCATGAGATCATTTCCAGAAACCAGAAAGCCAGCAGAAGCCGAGTCCCTGCCTCTATCTCACTGGGGCAGCAAAGCCTCGCATCCCTACAGGTCGCCTCCACTCTGCTCCCTGCTGTTACTACTTGGGCACAGGTTGAATAGGACCACTCCAGCCTCAGCTGTACCTACAGCTTCCTCATCTGCCCAGCAGAGCGACTCCGTCCCTACATGCCCAAAGGGGCAAGCCTTCCAGAGAGAAAATTCTATTCCGCCTAGAATTCCGTGCCCAACCAAGCCACCAATTAAACGTGAGGAAGGAATAGACGCCGTCAGACAAGCAATGACTCAAAACTTGTCTCTTACGTGATTGTTATTAAGAAGTTACCAGAGAATGTGCTTCAGGAGAACTAGAAAGTGAACGGTAGAGTGGGTAAAACGGGATCCCGGAAACAAGGAACCTAACAGAAACGAGGATAaggaaattctagaagaaaaggGCCCAAAAAGAGCAATTAGTCCAgcagagagcgagggagagagggCTCCAGAAGGAAACGTTATAGGACAGAATAGAATTGACAGATCAGCTCTCAGGAGGCCTGTGACAGGTTGAAATCCTCATCTTCAATCAAAGTCAATAGACAATATCTGAACTTTATCCAGAAAGTGGTAACATGAGcatattatttataaactaggggcctggtgcacgaaattcgtgcactgggtgtgtgtgtgtgggggggggagtgtccctcagcccagccttccccctctcacatactgggagccctcaggcgttgacccccatcaccctccaatcacaggatcggccccttgcccaggcctgacgcctccgccagaggtgtcaggcttggacaggggacccccatctccccccgatcactggctctgacccccgcccaggcctgaggcctctggcccaggaatcatgcctgggcaggggacccccatctccctctgatcgcttgttccaccccccgcccaagcctgacgcctctgacccaggcttcaggcctgggcaaggggaccatcatatcccccccaatccccggctccgccccccacccaggcctgatgcttcggccagaggagttgaccctcatcaccctccgatcaccaatcaccggatcggccccttgaccaggcctgaggcctccggcagaggtgtcaggcttgggcaggggacccccagctccccgcggttgcaggctccgcccctgcccaggcctaacgcctctggcctaggcgtccggctcgggcagcggggacccgcagctgcagcggccccgcgatcctgggctccgctttaggcccaggcaagggacccctagctccggggactgccagctttgactgtgcccagctcccatcgctggctccacccctacttcctgctatcactggccagggcggcaaaggcgcctgattctccgatcatggctggggggcagggcaaaggtggccctggggccgcctttgccctgccccccagctcttagctctcccctgggtttccgatcactgtcagtggcagggggcttcttcctgctttccctttcacctccctgcattgtccctacatatgcaaattaaccgccatcttgttggcagttaactgccaatcttagttggcagttaatttgcatatagccctgattagccaatgaaaagggtagctcgtacgccaattaccatttttctcttttattagtgttgatatggtGAAACATGTCAAAGAATTGAGAGTGATGGTCTCTGGGGAATAGGCCTGAGGAGGATAACAGGGCACTGCTATTATTCTTTATGAACTTTCAAAGAATTACTTGTTAACTTTAAGAAAACTAGggataaatcacacacacacacccaaaataGAAACCTGGCCCAGAGCCTTTTAACAAATGTTTTCATCCTCTCCTGTGGCTAGCCGTCAATCCAAATCTTCTACTTCAGTCTCGGTTATTTCCCTTCCTTGCTTCCCGGTGTGTCTTCCTTAGCCCGAGCTACAGCACTCAGCACGTCCACTCTCCCCGATCAACTCCCGTCTCCATTGACTTCTGTGGCTGTGCTCCcgtttttttctacctttctgACTTCTGTGCTCTCCTTCAATGCTTCTATTTCCCCCTCTCAAACAAGGGAATTCCTTCCCCAAGACTCCTCATTCCCCCCATCCATCTTTTCACTCTCTCCCCCAAGTTCTCATCCACCCTCTTGATTTaaacctgcccctccctgcagctgaCCCACAAATCAACTTCTCCAGCTCTCAACTCTTCCCTAGGTTTCAGTTAAACATTTCCACCGACAACTGGATTCCAGCTCCTGAATGCCTACCATCTCCTCAGACTCAAACCCTTTCTCCTGAAACTGTACTTCTGTCCACTCTTTAGTCTAAACCTTGGTCCCTCCTTTTTCCCTTCCCCCATCCAGTTATTGAGTACTACTGGTTCTTTCCCACATTCATTCCTTTCTTTCCGGTATTCTCCAGGTCATCATCTCACTTAAAACATCCCAATAGCCTCTAACTGGTGAGCCCCTTGAGATCCAACTGTGTTACTCATCTTTATCTCCCACAGCAACTGCAGGGCCTGGCACTGAGCTGTTGCCTAATAAATGGCCCATCAACTCTAAAATATGGTCTCTGCCTCCAATCCACGCTACCACCCACCATCTAAAacgctaatcctatataataaaagcctaatatgctaaatgtccagttgTCTGgccggccgttcaaccaatcaaagcatatgttaatgatattctaaggccactcaaccacttgctatgatgtgcactgaccaccatggggcagacactcaacataggagctgccccctggtggtcagtgtgctcccacagggggagtgccgctcagccagaagctaggctcacgGCTGgggagcgcagcagcagtggcggtggcagaagcctctcccgcctacacgcagtcagacatcccctgagggttcccggactgcaagagggcacaggccgggctgagggactccctccccccgccccccacctgaatttcatgtaccaggcctctagtttgtacatGATACACCACCATCCGGTTTTAATGGCTTTTCATTATCTATGATACAAAACCTAAGTTACTTTGACCTGGCACTACTATTTAGTACTGTTCCAGTTAACTTCATTCACTAGTGGAACCTCCTTTCATTCATTGAACAAGTAAGTATTGAACACCCCAAGCACAAGCCTTAGAGAACAGAATGGGGGTAAACAAAGTCATTGTTCCTTGTAACGTAGCATTCATGTTCTAACACAGAAGTACCACAGTCGGCACATGTGGATACTCACCAAGTATGGAAATAAGGTTCCTTCTGGAAGATGAAATGAGGCCAGACAGGTAACAGTATCAATAAACAATGTCTAccattgagtgcttactgtgccgggcactgtgctaagtgataCTTCATCTTCATGATCTTTTAAGAAAGCTACTATTTTTGTCATGTGACAACTCGGGCTCCAGGGAATTTGTGTAAATCCACTCAGCTAGTAGTGAGTGGGGGATAAAAATCCAGATCTATTCCAAAGCCCAGATTTTAACTTAGGCTGAACTGCTTAACCCACCACCCCGCCGATGGCTTTTAGATGAGACCAAGTCCAAGGGGACTAAGCTATTTTAACTGTCTCTCTGGCATGAGTTTAAAGTTCCTTCAAGGCAGGCTTATTTGCATTCCCAGCGTGACAAACagactcatcatcatcatcacccacaaatgttttttgaaaaacttATCTGGGCAATGAAGTATGCTGATACTTGGAGACCAAAAGAAGTTCTGAGGTGATGCAAAAGGACGTTCTGATGATTTCTGAAACCCTTCCCTGACCCCGATTCTCTTTTGAACCAGAGACAGGGAACTACACAGTGACGGGAGGGAAACTAACAGGACAGCAGGAGTCCAGCCATGGTAATGGCCCTCTCCACAGTAAAGGCCCTCTCAGTCCAAGCGTCCTGCAAGAGGTCTGGGTGATGCTGGCCACCAGCCTGATGGTCCTTCAAGGTAAGTTCAGATGAAGCTTAAGCACCTGTTACGATCCAGAGGGTGGACAGGAAGCCGAGTGGGGAAGGGACATGCTCAGCAACCCCTCACTGTCCACAGGGAAACATCGAACCCACGAGGGCAAAACTGACCCACAGGGACTAACTAGGGAAAGACGGTGAGTCAGACTCTCCACGTGTAGGAGGTCAGACTTGTTAggaaaggcctggggagaggccaTTAAATACAGCTCCTGTGCTCAGTAAGGAACAGAGGGCTACACGCCGAGGCCATTGTGTGAAAATGAACAAGGAAGAGACAGACTTGGTCCAGAGGTGAGGTTTGAACAGTGCAGCTCCTCAGCAAAGGCTGATGCCAGATCGAGTATATTCAGCACTTCTGGCTCAGCCCCTGTGCACCCTTTATCAAGAGGAATCAGGTTTTCCCTAACAGACTGGAACTTGCAATGCTTTGCCATTACATTTTTGCATAAATCAGATGCAGGGTTTTGTCTGTCCTTGGCATTCTGTTCCATCTTTATTTAGGCATTCCTCAAACCAATCAATATCCACCACTTGGTTGTCACCAGAATGTAAGCGCTCTACATGCTGGGACTTTGTCTTGCACATGTAGGCTCTTAGTAAACGTGTTTGAAGAATCTGCATGATGGGCTAGGCTTTACACGATGATTCTAACCTCCTACCACCCTTTGAGACAAAGATTCCTGACTACTCATCAGGAAAATGGGTACAAAGAGGTGAAATGTTGCCCCGGTTCACAGGAATTAATACAGGTGCTTCTCACTAACACCCTGTGCCCTCAGGAATTATCTACTTCAATCTCAACTCCTTCACCTCCCTCCCCATTCTGAGGCCGCCTCCTCACATTTCTAGAAACAGGACCTAACACCCCCTTAGTCCAACTCTTTACCTACAAACCATCAAAAGAAAAGTGACTTTACCTGTGATGCTTGGCGAGGACCTGCCAAATGTAAGCCTAGGCCAGTTTTCAAGAAGAAACTGGTGAAAATCAATCAAGCAGTCTGACCCTATAGAcatattctttactagaggcccagtgcacgaaattcatgcaagagtaggccctcgcagccccggctgcctcgtgccccccgcccactggtcattccggaaggtcattccaccatccagtctaattagcatattagctctttattatataggtttaaacCTAAATTCTCTCAGGTGGTTAGGTTACTgttagtaaaataaattttactccTTCATACAGAATAAATGCCCTAAAAAAAGTGGAGGAAATAAGTCTAGCCATTCAATCTACTACACTTACTACCCGAGTCCCAAATTATGCCAGAGTAAAAAATCTCTAAGCTCGTTTCCCTTCTCCTGTCAGATGAAGAGAATGAAGTTTtgatagttcattccttttctttattctccCTCCCCCAACAAGACTTACCAGAATTATTAAAGAGGCAGCATTCAGTAGGAAAACAGTACGTGTTTTCTCAGGTCTAGGGGAATCATATGGATCAAGTTAGCATGTTTACACATGACAAAAAGGATGAGGGCGTTTCCTAGGTCTGTACCTTCTTCAGCTCATGACTAACTTCACTGAGTACCCTGTCCTATCACCATGCCAGCCATTCAGTGCCCTCCATGGAAAACCTACCTTGAACTTTGAGTGGCATCTACTTCTTCGATTGTCCTACCTCGCAGCACGGAGAGATTGGTGGTTAGCCCCCTTCCCACTGCCACCAGAATGTGAGATTTGTAAAGATACAACTGCAACCTCCGTAGTAAGACACAACACATAGCATGCAccccatttttccttttctgttcccTCTCAAGCCAGGAGCGCCTAGCGGGGATGAATTTACATGAGGTATTTTGTTGCTATTCTAAGTCGTGTGGCAGTAATaaactttccattttctttctacaGCTCTGTAAGAGCTTCCTGCCagaagaaatctttttaaaaatcacagcaaGATAAGTATGTTTACCTTGGTATCTTTCACATTACAACATGGGCACAGGGGGACGTGCCAAGAATCTGGGGAATATAAAATGGGACAAATGAGTGGATCCTTTGACCTCCCCTACTTACTTCCAGGGCAAGCCTGCCTTCTTCCCACCTCAGTCACAGTGAGGGGGAGAGCAGCTCTCACCGTGGCTGGGGCAGTGCCCACTCAGACACGGGCTAAGTCCATGTGTTTCTGTGTCCCCAGAAGAACTTTTCCTCGGTCCCACCCCCACAACCCCTGCCCCCAAACACAGTAAAAGAAGCAAGTCAAACCAAGTGAGAACACCAATTTTTGGGGGAGAAATTGTTATTTACCActaaagggaagaaagaagaaagaagcaaaagagAGGTAGGAGAGGAAAGAGACCAAGACCCGGTGTCTCGACTCTGCATGAACACAGAGAAAATGAAGAGAGCACCTGGTGTTCGATGAGGGGAGGAATCCACACAGCACTGATGGAGGAAGATTTGTGCAGACCAGATGCACCACGGATCACAACTGTCTACCTTCAGCGAAGTACTTACCAACATCTTCGgtcatttctctttttatataaatgCCCAAAGCAGTATTTGCATCCTTTTTTCTCCTAAATTCACAAACCCTCTTTCTCTTTAAACAGATGACCTCTTGTCATAGTTAAGCAaggaggtgggaggcggggtgggggagggaggatatGCCTGACAGGAAGAACTACATGAATGGAGAGGTACGAACACAATTTCACTGGAACTAAATAGTAAACTATCGAAAGGAACCACCTTACCTGCAATCGTTGGCCAGGATCTGCCCAGTGTGGGAGCTAAGGCTTGTGGGAACAGAGAGAAGGCTGGAAGAGACGGGTAAGACCCTTATTAGTGATGGTCTTGAACCTCAAACTCAAAGGATTTTGGATTTTGTTTCATAAGGTAAAAAAACTAGGCATGGAGTCAAAAGACCTGCTCTGCAACATACCAGCTGTGTGTACTTGGGCAAGTGAAGTTCTGAAATGTATCTTTCAAATACGTCAATACTGTGTTTCAACTGGATGAGGATTCTGGTGTGACTAATAAAGACAAATTGATTTAAAAGTATTACTGAAATCTTAGTAGCTTTTTGTGATGTATTGATTCACTAAGATACTGAAGATACAACTATCATCTCGTTGGGAAGGAATCTAGTACCTTTTGGACCTTAAAAAATAGTACATCTTATTAGAAAATGTGAAGAACCAAAAGCCTGCATCCCGTAATTCACAGGTAGAAGTATCCTAGCTGAGAGAGAAAGGCAACATGTGGAATCCACTTCCGTGGACCCCTTCTAAGTGTAATCAGCAAGACGAAGTTCTCATGTATAAGATCACAGAGTTGGATGCATGTAATCCCATTGTCTGGCAGGTATGAGATGAAAACCTCAATGTCCTTTGGATAAGAGAAGGGCTCTACTTTGGCCCTGAGAAACCTCTCCAGGGGTACACAATGCATTCTACCCGTTCTACTTTAAACCCCTGAGCGGCCTGTGGGGTCCAGCCGGAGTGCTGAGACTCAGACATTACTACAAGCTACAATTTCCTCCCACAGGACAGCCACCTGGAATTTTTAACCCATCAAGCCTCCCCCGCAACTCCCTGCACCAGAACT from Myotis daubentonii chromosome 18, mMyoDau2.1, whole genome shotgun sequence includes:
- the CD160 gene encoding CD160 antigen, with translation MASGRGCWALAALLAIVDIELGGCMHLLSSASQQGKRLSLTCTLRHTNEEAEGAIVFLCKDRPSDCSPETSLKHLSLRRSPEMDGASERSSQLEFTITEATPWANGTYQCCAKSQTPEILLQGHFLSISVTETGNYTVTGGKLTGQQESSHGNGPLHSKGPLSPSVLQEVWVMLATSLMVLQAL